One segment of Alligator mississippiensis isolate rAllMis1 chromosome 13, rAllMis1, whole genome shotgun sequence DNA contains the following:
- the C13H1orf50 gene encoding uncharacterized protein C1orf50 homolog, whose amino-acid sequence MAAGREEAAAAAAAGAGGPEGAALVERGTALPLLSPARAGRAGDPADLVALAQRVQQADEFIRANACNKLTVIAEQIRYLQEQARKVLDEANRDADLHHVACNFVKKPGSIYYLYQRESGQRCFSIISPKEWGTSCPHAFLGAYKLQHDMSWTPSENIERRDAEIGIIDKLLSQQAALPQCAEPNFQGLIK is encoded by the exons ATGGCGGCGGGgcgggaggaggcggcggcggcggcggcggcgggagcggggGGCCCCGAGGGCGCGGCGCTGGTGGAGCGGGGCACGGCGCTGCCGTTGCTGAGCCCCGCGCGGGCCGGGCGCGCCGGGGACCCCGCCGACCTGGTGGCGCTGGCGCAGCGCGTGCAGCag GCAGATGAATTCATCCGAGCCAACGCCTGCAATAAACTGACCGTCATAGCGGAGCAAATCCGGTACTTGCAGGAGCAGGCGCGGAAG GTCTTGGATGAAGCTAACAGAGATGCTGATCTACACCACGTGGCCTGCAATTTCGTGAAGAAACCAGGAAGCATCTACTACTTGTACCAGCGGGAAAGTGGCCAAAGATGCTTCTCCATAATCTCTCCTAAG GAGTGGGGGACCAGTTGCCCACATGCTTTTCTTGGTGCCTACAAGCTTCAGCATGACATGTCCTGGACTCCATCTGAGAACATTGAAAGACGAGATGCTGAAATTGGCATCATTGATAAGCTGctgagccagcaggcagcactACCTCAGTGTGCAGAGCCCAATTTCCAAGGCCTCATCAAGTGA